Proteins encoded together in one Planctomyces sp. SH-PL14 window:
- a CDS encoding PQQ-binding-like beta-propeller repeat protein: MSRSVLCLVLTVNALWNSTASADDWPQWLGPTRTGVVPAERLDVIDRLPATGLVPEWRTGDALAGGWGSPIVSGDRVFLFTYHSRPRPGVTLDEPEYPSLTPEKKAEMSPTELSRYDADQAREAAVRARASTLFEDRLHCFDLRTGEPLWETQWEGRYVRWGQSSTPAAREGVLYVVGSDRQVHAVAEADGAVVWVTRQSGPDLDEPVSSSVALAEGKAIVLLDTLRAFDLKTGDLAWDAGESCPGVHSSPSLWQGPEGAVAVVNIKGNKTVGVRASDGRELWRLDTGAENSTPVISGDRMVTYGTSRKGGVGCYELGATPRKLWSYHRAADPGSSPSVSGETVVVAGDATLTCLDLETGKPIRSDRLDLAKSEFSSPLIVGDRVILADQGLWIVRPTAGKGDQAIEARFNAAGVMATPDQHREWIGLGKLDSTKRETVWKSEVLDRGLVECTSPAMADGRLILRLKTGLACYRIARPAVAVAEGN, translated from the coding sequence ATGTCGCGGTCTGTCCTGTGCCTTGTCCTGACGGTGAATGCCCTCTGGAACTCGACCGCGTCCGCCGACGACTGGCCGCAGTGGCTGGGGCCGACCCGGACCGGCGTCGTGCCGGCGGAACGGCTCGACGTCATCGACCGGTTGCCCGCGACTGGACTAGTGCCCGAATGGCGGACTGGCGATGCCCTCGCGGGAGGGTGGGGGAGTCCCATCGTCTCCGGCGACCGCGTGTTTCTGTTCACCTATCACTCGCGGCCGCGTCCAGGGGTCACGCTCGACGAGCCGGAATACCCGTCCCTGACGCCCGAGAAGAAAGCGGAGATGTCTCCCACGGAACTCTCCCGGTACGACGCGGACCAGGCGCGGGAAGCGGCCGTCCGGGCCCGGGCCTCGACCCTCTTTGAGGACCGGCTCCACTGCTTCGATCTGAGAACCGGCGAGCCGCTGTGGGAGACGCAGTGGGAGGGACGGTATGTCCGGTGGGGGCAGTCCAGCACCCCGGCGGCCCGCGAGGGAGTGCTCTACGTCGTCGGATCGGACCGGCAGGTCCATGCCGTCGCGGAAGCGGACGGCGCGGTCGTGTGGGTCACGCGGCAGTCGGGCCCCGACCTCGACGAGCCGGTCTCCTCCTCCGTCGCGCTTGCCGAAGGGAAGGCGATCGTCCTCCTCGACACGCTCCGGGCCTTTGACCTGAAGACGGGGGATCTCGCTTGGGACGCCGGCGAGAGCTGCCCGGGCGTTCATTCGAGTCCATCCCTCTGGCAGGGCCCCGAGGGAGCGGTCGCCGTGGTCAACATCAAGGGGAACAAGACGGTCGGCGTTCGTGCCTCGGACGGCCGCGAGCTGTGGCGGCTCGACACCGGCGCGGAGAACTCGACTCCGGTGATCTCCGGCGACCGGATGGTCACCTACGGGACCAGCCGCAAAGGGGGCGTGGGCTGCTACGAGCTTGGCGCGACGCCCCGGAAGCTCTGGTCCTACCATCGCGCCGCCGACCCGGGCTCGAGCCCGTCGGTCTCCGGCGAGACCGTCGTGGTCGCGGGCGATGCGACGCTGACCTGCCTCGATCTGGAGACGGGCAAGCCGATCCGCAGCGACCGGCTCGATCTCGCGAAATCGGAGTTCAGTTCCCCGCTCATCGTCGGCGATCGCGTGATCCTGGCCGACCAGGGTCTATGGATTGTGCGGCCGACGGCGGGGAAGGGGGATCAGGCGATCGAAGCCCGCTTCAACGCCGCCGGCGTCATGGCGACTCCCGACCAGCACCGCGAATGGATCGGCCTCGGCAAGCTGGATTCGACGAAGCGCGAGACCGTCTGGAAATCCGAGGTGCTCGACCGCGGTCTCGTGGAATGCACTTCCCCCGCAATGGCCGACGGACGGCTGATCCTTCGGCTGAAGACCGGTCTGGCCTGCTACCGGATCGCCCGTCCCGCGGTGGCGGTCGCGGAAGGGAACTGA
- a CDS encoding DUF1559 domain-containing protein, which translates to MCLKRPLRAGVTLVELLVAIGVLSLLMAIVLPAVHAARAAARRTECAAHLQEIGVATQNFHQAREELPFASNPLYDLLPYVEQAALHAELGKPPAARVGPFLSPPLYRCPDDPYALAGHLHVNYRINEGSDFAHDGFYMGYERFRFRDVTDGLSATAMFSEGVIGANDHPYKQRDVAVARRDPNRYLWHLDRSWKAGEEHLFTEQCLDPSNHLTSVPGLLQGFTMVSGGDERRYNHLVPPNRPGCLNTPPDELLSFTAARTPTSFHTGGVTLLLCDGGVRFVSDAIDQKTWRHLGSRNGNDIVGPF; encoded by the coding sequence ATGTGTTTGAAGCGTCCTCTCCGGGCCGGAGTGACTCTGGTGGAACTGCTCGTCGCAATCGGCGTGCTGTCCCTTCTGATGGCGATCGTCCTGCCGGCCGTGCACGCCGCCCGAGCCGCGGCGCGGCGGACCGAGTGCGCGGCGCATCTGCAGGAGATCGGCGTCGCCACGCAGAATTTCCATCAGGCGCGGGAAGAGCTTCCCTTCGCCAGCAATCCGCTTTACGACCTCCTCCCCTATGTCGAGCAGGCGGCGCTGCACGCCGAGCTTGGCAAGCCTCCCGCCGCCCGCGTCGGCCCCTTCCTCAGTCCTCCGCTGTATCGCTGCCCGGACGACCCGTATGCCCTCGCCGGTCATCTCCACGTGAACTATCGGATCAACGAGGGAAGCGACTTTGCCCACGACGGTTTCTACATGGGATACGAACGATTCCGATTCCGCGATGTCACTGACGGACTGTCGGCGACCGCAATGTTTTCCGAGGGGGTGATCGGGGCGAACGACCATCCGTACAAACAGCGGGACGTTGCGGTGGCGCGGCGGGACCCGAACCGGTATCTGTGGCACCTGGACCGTTCCTGGAAAGCCGGTGAAGAGCATCTTTTCACTGAGCAGTGCCTGGACCCCAGCAATCATCTGACGTCCGTGCCTGGCCTGTTGCAAGGCTTCACGATGGTCTCAGGCGGGGACGAGAGACGCTACAACCACCTCGTGCCGCCCAATCGTCCCGGCTGCCTGAACACCCCGCCCGATGAGTTGCTGTCGTTCACCGCAGCCCGCACGCCCACGAGTTTTCATACGGGGGGTGTGACTCTGCTGTTGTGCGATGGCGGCGTGCGGTTCGTTTCCGACGCCATTGACCAGAAGACCTGGCGGCATCTCGGCTCCCGGAACGGAAACGACATCGTGGGGCCCTTTTGA